The following are encoded in a window of Castanea sativa cultivar Marrone di Chiusa Pesio chromosome 5, ASM4071231v1 genomic DNA:
- the LOC142633908 gene encoding G-type lectin S-receptor-like serine/threonine-protein kinase At1g11300, producing MGLLNFLSVLCCLCLNLCVVAVDTIRSSQSIKDKDNDYIISNGGVFKMGFFSPVNSTNRYLGIWYNNISAFTVVWVAKRQKPLKDSSGVLTTSEDGNLVVLNGQKEILWSSNVNNSVANSSAQLLDSGNLVLKENTIGTILWESFKNPSHTSLPEMKISTNERTGEKVQLTSWKSPSDPSIGSFTAGIYRQSLTQSFIWKDGRPYFRSGPWNGQMFIGIPIYPVFHDRFGLVDNQDGTSYLTASTVKDSLSHYVLTTQGNTEARYWDSVKEDWEVVWKAMVSVCDVYGTCGAFGSCNSMSSPICSCLEGFEPNNKEEWNRQNWTSGCVRRTPLQCGRVNTSGEAGKMDGFLKLNMMKVPDFVEWSAAQEDDCRQQCLQNCSCIAYAFDSGTGCMTWTRTLIDTQKFSNGRGVDLYIRVAHSELDTNGDVRKIVTITVIIGTIFISIFTYLLWRWIAKHKARRKKEKEMLMFNREAHKKFPSEDMLGDNLNQVKVQELPLFDFVKLASATNNFHESNKLGQGGFGPVYRGKLSDAQEIAIKRLSKSSGQGLEEFMNEVVVISKLQHRNLVRLLGCCVEGEERMLIYEYMPNKSLDAFLFDSHKEILLDWRKRFNIIEGIGRGLLYLHRDSRLRIIHRDLKASNILLDKDLNPKISDFGMARIFRSNEDQANTNRVVGTYGYMSPEYAMEGRFSEKSDVFSFGVLLLEIVSGRKNSSFYHDEQSMSLLGHAWKLWKADNIVALIDPMISEPCYEMQILRCIHVGLLCVQEFAKDRPTASTVISMLKSEIVDLPHPRKPAFTERQIGLDTESSKLSQRKCSVNNVTITMIQGR from the exons ATGGGACTTCTTAACTTCTTGTCTGTCCTTTGTTGCCTTTGTTTGAACTTATGCGTTGTTGCTGTAGACACCATCAGATCTTCTCAATCCATCAAAGACAAAGACAATGACTACATTATCTCCAATGGAGGTGTTTTCAAAATGGGATTTTTCAGCCCAGTAAATTCTACCAACCGCTACCTAGGGATTTGGTATAACAACATTTCTGCATTCACAGTCGTATGGGTAGCGAAAAGACAGAAACCTCTCAAGGATTCTTCTGGGGTTCTTACTACATCTGAGGATGGCAACCTTGTAGTATTAAATGGACAAAAGGAGATTCTTTGGTCATCGAATGTTAACAACTCTGTTGCCAATTCAAGTGCCCAGCTTTTAGATTCGGGGAACCTTGTCTTAAAAGAAAACACTATAGGGACAATCCTATGGGAGAGTTTCAAAAATCCTTCTCATACAAGCTTACCCGAGATGAAAATTAGTACTAATGAAAGAACAGGTGAGAAAGTGCAGTTGACATCATGGAAAAGCCCTTCTGATCCATCCATCGGAAGCTTCACTGCCGGAATCTATCGTCAAAGTCTCACTCAGTCATTCATTTGGAAAGATGGTAGACCATATTTCCGCAGTGGTCCATGGAATGGTCAGATGTTCATTGGAATACCAATATATCCTGTATTTCACGACAGATTTGGTCTTGTAGATAATCAAGATGGGACTTCTTACTTAACTGCTTCTACTGTCAAAGATTCTTTGTCACACTATGTCCTGACTACGCAAGGAAATACAGAGGCAAGATATTGGGATAGTGTGAAGGAGGATTGGGAGGTTGTGTGGAAAGCTATGGTCAGTGTGTGTGATGTTTATGGTACGTGTGGTGCATTTGGAAGCTGTAATTCAATGAGTTCCCCAATTTGCAGTTGTTTAGAGGGGTTTGAGccaaacaacaaagaagaaTGGAATAGACAAAATTGGACTAGTGGATGTGTGAGGAGGACACCGTTGCAGTGTGGGAGGGTGAACACCAGTGGTGAAGCTGGCAAAATGGATGGGTTTTTGAAACTGAACATGATGAAGGTGCCAGACTTTGTAGAATGGTCAGCTGCTCAGGAAGATGATTGCAGGCAGCAGTGTTTGCAGAATTGTTCTTGTATAGCTTATGCATTTGATTCAGGTACAGGTTGTATGACATGGACTCGAACCTTAATTGACACACAGAAATTCTCTAACGGTAGGGGAGTTGATCTTTATATTCGTGTTGCCCATTCAGAACTTG ATACAAATGGAGATGTGAGGAAAATTGTCACTATTACAGTTATCATAGGAacaattttcatttcaatcttcACGTACTTATTGTGGAGGTGGATTGCTAAACACAAAG caaggagaaagaaagagaaggagatgTTAATGTTCAATAGAGAAGCacataaaaaatttccaagTGAAGACATGCTTGGAGACAATCTGAACCAAGTGAAAGTCCAGGAACTACCACTATTCGATTTTGTGAAGCTAGCGAGTGCAACAAACAACTTCCATGAATCTAACAAGCTTGGGCAGGGTGGATTTGGTCCCGTATACAGA GGAAAATTGTCAGATGCGCAAGAAATTGCAATAAAAAGACTTTCCAAATCTTCTGGACAAGGGTTGGAAGAGTTTATGAATGAGGTGGTAGTAATTTCTAAGCTCCAACATCGGAATCTTGTTAGGCTCCTTGGCTGTTGTGTTGAAGGGGAAGAGAGGATGTTAATCTATGAATACATGCCAAACAAAAGTTTGGATGCATTTCTCTTTG ATTCACACAAAGAAATACTACTAGATTGGAGAAAACGCTTCAACATTATAGAAGGAATTGGTAGAGGTCTGTTATATCTTCATAGGGATTCTAGATTAAGAATTATTCATAGAGATCTAAAGGCAAGTAACATCTTGTTGGATAAAGAtctaaatccaaaaatatcagATTTTGGTATGGCCCGGATTTTTAGAAGTAATGAAGACCAAGCCAATACTAATAGGGTCGTTGGAACTTA TGGCTACATGTCTCCTGAATATGCAATGGAAGGACGATTTTCAGAGAAATCAGACGTCTTCAGCTTTGGAGTGTTGTTACTAGAGATAGTTAGTGGAAGAAAAAACTCTAGCTTTTATCATGATGAGCAATCCATGAGCCTTTTAGGACAT GCATGGAAATTGTGGAAAGCAGACAACATTGTGGCCTTAATAGACCCAATGATATCTGAACCATGCTATGAAATGCAGATTTTGAGATGCATACATGTTGGCTTGTTGTGTGTGCAAGAATTTGCCAAAGATAGGCCAACTGCATCTACTGTAATTTCCATGCTTAAAAGTGAGATTGTTGATCTTCCCCATCCAAGGAAACCAGCGTTTACTGAAAGGCAGATTGGGTTAGATACAGAGTCCTCTAAACTTAGCCAAAGAAAATGCTCGGTTAACAATGTTACAATTACAATGATTCAAGGTCGATAG